The sequence CTTGAGCTTGAAGTCGCCCGGCACCTCGCGCTCGATGAGCGAGAGGCGGTGGCCGTCGGTGGCCACCATGCGGACCTTGCCGGTGGACTGCGGCTCGAAGAAGACGCCGTTGAGGATGTAGCGCGTCTCGTCGCTGGAGATGGCGAACTGGGTCTTCTTGATCATCTCCAGGAGGGTGTTGCCGCCCACCTGCACCATGGGAGCGCTCTCCTCCTTGGGCAGCTTGGGGTACTCCTCGGCGGCCATGCCGACAATCTTGAAGTGGGCCGAGCCACTGGAGATGTCGACGTAGTTGTTGGCCAGCTTCTTGAGGGTGACCTGGGCGTCCGGGAGGTTCTGGACGATGTCGAAGACGTACTTGGCGCTGAGGGTGACGGCGCCCGTCTTGATGACCTCGGCGGGGTGTTCGGAGACGATTCCGATGTCCAGGTCGAAAGCGGTGACGGTGATGCCGCCCTTGGTCGCGTTGACGAGCACGTTGGCGAGGATGGGCATCGTCGTCTTGCGCTCGACGATACCCTGGGCGCGGTGGAGGGCCTTCTTCAGCTCGTCGGCGGCGATGCGGAATTCCATCGGAAGGTGTCCTTACAGGTCACGGCCCGGAGGGCCGATCAGTGACGCCGGATGTAGCCCCTGACCGGTGGCTCGTCAATGCACGGAAAGCCCCTTGCGCGCGTCACTGTCCAGGCGAAGTCGGGCAGGGCGGAAACCCCTGATCCGCCTGTCATGGAGCCGGGTCGTCACCACTGTATGACCCGGGGTCACAAGGGGTGTTTCCCGGATGGACTGGCCCCAGTCGCACAACCAGAGGACACTGCGCCTCCCTTCCCTTCCGGAGCCCGTCATGAACGTCCGCCCGCTGCTGCTCGCCGCCCTGGCCCTCGGCTTCGCCGCCGGCTGCACCACGCCCTCCTCCTCTCCCAGCAACACTCCGAGCAGCGAGCCCGGCACCCCGTCCGCCGACACCGCCGCCCGCCCCGCCGAGACCGCCCCGCCCAAGGGCAACGAGCCCGGCACCGAGGCCCAGCCGCCTCCCCCCTCCGCTGGCAGCGAGGTGAAGGCGGGTGAGAGCGCCGTGTACATCGTCAAGGACAGCGGCGTGCGCTGCATCGCCCCGCCCTGCCCGTCCTACAACGCCACCCGCGCGGACAAGCCGGGCTCCGAGCCCATCCCCGTCCACGAGGTGGACCTGTCCGCCCTCAGCGGCGGCTCCGACGAGCGCGCGGAAGCCCTGACGCAGCAGATGCAGATGGGCAACGGCCTCAAGGTGGAGGCCACCCTGGAGACCCGCCCCAACGCAGGCCCCGGCGGCGCCGCCACCGTCCTCAAGGCCAGCCGCGTCGCGAAGTAGGCCGAAGCAGCCTAGATGTGCAGCCCCACCTGGAGCCCGGGCCAGTGCTGCAGGCGCTGGTCCGGCTTCGGCTCGCTCTGACTCACCGACATCCGGGTGATGGAGTCGAAGTCCGGCTGCCCCCAGACGAACCACGCGTTGTAGGTGGGCCCCGCGAACAGCGCCAGCCGCGGCAGCACCTGGAACCCCAGCATCAGCCGCACCTGGGCCAGCACGTTGCCGCCGTCGCCCTCCAGCGGCTTCTGCACCGGCTGCACCCCGCCGCCCGTCACGTCCCCGTCCAGCCAGAAGCGGTGCCCCAGCGTCAGGTGCCCGCCCACGCCCAGCCCGAAGCTGAAGCGCGAGTCACGCCCCGGCTCGAAGCCCGACAGCAGCGTCACGTAGAACGGGCCGCCGCCGAACTTCACCGCCAGGTTGGCGTACTGGATGTCGCTCGCCCACAACTCGACGTGGACCTTGCCCTTGCGCAGCCCCCGCGCCGGCGTGGCGGCTGGAGGCTCGCCCGCCGCCTGCTCGAGGCGGGACTCAGCCGCCGCTTCCGGCATCAGGCCGGAGGCCCCCGGGAACTGCCCGGCGACCGCCGCCCCAGCCCACAGCCACGATGCGAGGAGCGCCAAGGATTTCATCACCTCTGCTTTTCCAGCGTGAGGGACACCTGCGTCAAGCCCTCGGGGAGCAACAGGGGGGCCGTGCGGGCTTCCGGGCCCTCCGCCAGCGTCTTCGCCGCGGCCAGCACCGGCTCCAGCGCGAAGGGCTCGTCCGAGACGACGAGGAAGAAGCGCTCGAACCGCGGCGCGTCATCCAGCTCGTAGGCACCGGGGAGCATGTGGGTGCCGGAAGGAGACAGCTCCGCGGACGTGGGGCTCCCGGCCTCCGGGGCGTGCAGCGTCACGGAGCCGCGCCCGTCCACGGAGAGGACGACGCCATGGCGGCGGCCCGCGGCCACGTACTGCATCTGCACCACGTCACCCGCGGCGGCGGGAGCCCCGTCGGTGAGGCGCTCGGGGCCGGCGGCGGCCTGCCGGCTGACGAGCAACTGGGGCGGCAGTCCCTTGATGCGCGTCGGCTCGACGGAGTCGCCGGACACCGTCCGCACCGGCCGGGTGTCTTCGTCTTCCACGGAGTCGGGGCGCGCGATGATGAAGAGGGCCACGGTGGCGAGCGCCGGCACCAGGAGGCCCCAGGCCGGTGCCAGCCGCCGGGAAGGGGACGGCGCATCCTTCCGGGACGCGCGGGCAGCCACCTCGCGCACCACGCGCGCAGGGGGCAGCCGCTCCAGCGTGGCGCGCGAGTCCGCCTCCAGCGCGGCGAGGCGCTGCAGGCCATCCGGCTCCTCGGCGAGCCGGGCGCGCGCGGCGGCCAGCTCCTCGGGGGGCAGCTCTCCCAGGGCGATTCGCTCCAGGAGCCAGTCGGGCGTACGGGTGGGCGAGTTCATGCGGCCTCCAGCTCCAGCTCCTGCAGCACGGCGTTCAGCGCGCGCAGGCGCTTGCGCACGCCGGACACGGACAGGCCCACCTCGCGGGCCGTCTCCTCCAACGTCATCCCGTCCACCAGGTGCAGCACGGCGATGTCCCGGCTGGACGCGGGCACCCGGCCGAAGAGCCTGTCCAGCACTCCCCGCGCGGCGGCGCGCGACTCGTTGTCCTCCGCGGACGCAATCTGCAGCACCAGCTCGTCCTCCCGGTCCTCCGGCCGCCGCTTCGCCCCGCGCAGCTTGTTGAGGCACACGGTGGTGGCAATGCGGTGCAGCAGGCTGGACGGCGCCGAGTCTTTCAGCGCGCCCTGGTAGCGCAAGAGCTGCACGAACACGTCGTGCATGGCGTCCACGGCCTTCTCCTCGTCACGCAGGAGGAAGCGGCAGCGCCGGAGCACCTGGGGGCCGTAGCGGCGGTAGTAGGCCTCCACATCGATAGACACCGGCGTCGCGCCTCCCTCGTTCGCGGAAGGGAACACCGGCCCCGCGAAAATCTGTCACCGGCCGCGTGCGTACCCCGTTTTCCCTCGGGGAGCCATCCACCTCCGGCCCCGTCCCGCCCGTCTGGTGCGCGTCTTCCCGGCCCGGCAGGGCTTCACGCCGGGTGCGCCTGCCCGGCCGCCGGGCAGGCGCCCTCCGCCCGTCCGCGGTGTTGCTCGGGCCACAACCCGACATCGCGGCCGAGCAGGCGGAAGAAAGCGGCGCGGGCATGCGTCATCCTCGGGAGCGATGGTCACCGATGTTCCCCACCCGGCCGCCCGGCCCGCGCCCGTGATTCTCGTGGTGGATGACCACGAGGCGAGCCGCTACCTGCTGTGCGTCACGCTGAAGCACGCGGGCTTCGTCACGGTGGAGGCGCACACCGGCGAGGAGGCGCTGCGGCGCGCCCATGAGCTGCCGGACGCCATCCTGCTCGACGTGCGGCTGCCGGACCTGCTCGGCTTCGAGGTGTGCCGCCAGCTGAAGGCGGACGGGGCCACGGCCGCCATCCCCATCATCCAGCTCTCCTCGTCCTTCACCTCCACCACGGACCGGGTGGAGGGCCTCCAGGGTGGCGCGGACGGCTACCTCGTCGCGCCGGTGGACCCGGAGGAGTTGCTGGCCACCCTCCAGCGGCTGCTCAACGCCCGGGCGTCCGCGCGCAGGCAGTCCAATCTCCTGGATGCCGAGCGGGCCACGCGCACCGAGCTGGAACAGGCCAACGCGCTGCTGCGCGAGCAGGCCATCATCCTCGGCAACGTGCGCGACAGCGTGGTGGTGACGGACCTGCGCGGGCGGATTACGCACTGGAACCACGGCGCGGAGCACCTCTTCGGCTACACGGCGGAGGAGATGCTGGGCGGCTCCACCGCGCGCCTGTACCCGGAGCTGGACGCGGCCGCGACGGAGAAGGACCTCGTCAGCATCCTCGACGGCAAGGACTACCGGGGCGAGTGGAAGGGGCGGCGCAAGGACGGCACCCTCGTCTGGGTGGACATCCACACCACGCTGCTGCGCAGCGAGGGCGGCGAGGCGCTGGGCTTCATCGGCGTGGCCAAGGACGTCACCGAGCGCAAGCGCGTGGAGGACGAATTGCGCCGGCGCGCGGACTTCGAGCAGCAGCTCATCGGCATCGTCTCGCATGACCTGCGCAACCCGCTGGCGGTGATGCTGTTGTCGGCCGAGACGCTGCTGCGCCGGACCGACTTCGACGAGCGCACGAAGAAACACCTGTCCCGCATCCTCTCCAACGGCGAGCGCGCGAGCCGGATGATTCGCGACCTGTTGGACTTCACGCAGGCGCGGCTGGGCGGGGGAATCTCACTGGAGCGCACGGCCCTGGACCTGCACCCGGTGGTACGCGGCGTGGTGGAGGACCAGCGGGTGGCGCACGCGGAGCGCGAAGTGCGGCTGGAGCTGTCCGGCGACGGCCGGGGCCACTGGGACGGGGACCGCCTGGCGCAGGTGCTGACAAATCTCCTGACCAACGCGCTCACGTACGGCCCCGCGGGAACACCGGTCACGGTGAAGACGTGGAGCACCGACACGGAGTGGAGCGTCTCCGTGCACAACGACGGCGAGCCCATTCCGAGCGACGTCCAGGACACGCTCTTCGAGCCCATGCGGCGCGGGCCGGGGACGGGCGACACGTCGAGCCGCTCGATTGGCCTGGGGCTCTACATCGTCCGGCACCTCGTGGACGCGCACGGCGGCACTGTGAGCCTGGACTCCGCCGCCGGACGCGGCACCACGTTCACCGTGCGCCTGCCGCGCTGAGCCCCGCTCGGGCGTCCAGTCGCCGGACCCGGCACCGTCCAGGGCGACGGATGGCGCCGCGGCTCCCCCCGCACAGCCAGCCTTGAGCGACAGCACATCCTGGCTCCCCGCCCTTCGGACCGCATGCCGTGCACGGCACGCCTCTACAGGGCACGAGCCCTGCAGTCGCAGGGGCGTCCGGCAACCCGCCAGGCATCCCACTTCGCGAAAGCAAGCAACTCCGCATGTGGCTCCCGAAATCACGTCAGGAGCAACTATTGATATGGCGTCAACTGTTGACACAGAAAAGCCACTGGTTCCCAATGCGGCTCGCAAGCGCATCTCGGCCATCCTGAAGGGTGGAAGGGTGGGCTACTCGCGGCACGCGCGCGAGGAGATGGAGAAGGACGACCTGACCGAAGTCGACGTAACGAACGTGCTGAGGGGAGGCCGCATCATCGAGCCGGCGGAGCTGGGGCCCGTGGACTGGACCTACCGGGTACACACCTCTCTTCAGTGCGTCGTCGTGGCGTTCCGGAGCGAGACGGAGCTGGTCATAGTCACTGCCTGGAGGAAGAAGCGATGAAGTGCATGCAGTGTGGAGGCAGCATGACGGCGCGGCAGGAGACGCGGAGGAACTACGCGGGCCTGGAGGGCGTCATCGTGGAGGGCGTCCAGGTCCGCCACTGCCCGGCCTGCGGAGAAGAGGAAATCAGCTATTCGAACGTCGAACAGCTCCACGCGACCCTCGCGCTCCAACTGGCGCGGAAGGAAGCGGGGCTGACGCCAACGGAGATTCGCTTCCTGCGCACGTACCTGGGCCTGTCGGGCTCCGACCTCGCCCGCCGCATGGGAGTGACGAAGGAGACGGTGTCGCGCTGGGAGCGCATCGACAAGCCCCTCGCCATGGGCCCGATGGCGGAGCGGCTGCTGAGACTGATGGCCGTGCGTGAGCAGCCCGTCACGGAGTACCCGCTGGAGCGGCTCGAGCACGTCGCGACCACCGAGGCCACTCCACTGCGCGTGCGCCTCAAGCCGAAGAAGCAGGGCTGGACGGTGGAGCTGCCCGCTCGGTAGCGCGGCCATTCGCTCCACGAGAAGGGCTCGACGCAACAGTGCTGTGCGTCACTGTACGCGCGTCCAACGTCCATAAGACGTTCGTCCAACGTCTCGGCGCTGATCGGCAAAATCTACAGGGCGACCGAGCGTGCGGGCTCATCCCGGAATGCTCGCACAGTGTCGGGTTGGCGATGAAAATGGCCCCTGTTGGCTGTAACTGAGAAACGGGTCACACCTAACCTCCGTTCACTCACCACCAGCCTCCGCCCTCCCGCCCGCCACCTCCGCGCCCTTGCTTCCCCACACCGAGCCCTCCACCACCTCCCTGCGCGAGAAGTACCTCGCCGCACAGCTCGCCGGAAACCGGCGCGAGGCCCTGCGTCTGCTGGTGGACGAGGGCCTCCTGCTCGGCATCCCCCTCCAGGTGCTGCACCTCGAGGTCATCCAGCTCGCACAGTATGAGATTGGCCGGCTGTGGCAGGAGAACATCATCTCCGTGGCGCAGGAGCACCTGGCCACCTCCATCTCCCAGCTCGCCCTCGCCCATCTCTACCGCCACCTGCCCAGAGACCCGGAGAACGGCAAGGTCGTCATGGTGTCGTGCGTCCAGGACGAGCTGCACGAGGTCGGCGCGCGCATGGCCAGCGACTTCCTGGAGATGGCCGGCTTCGACGTGCGCTTCCTCGGCGCCAACGTCCCGCCCGAGCACCTGGCCCGCATGCTGCGCGAGGTGCGGCCGGATTTGCTCGCCCTGTCCGTGACGATGACGTACCACCTGCCCCAACTGCGTGAGGCCGTGAAGCACGCGCGCGAGGCCCTTCCCCGCGTCCCCATCGCCGTGGGCGGCCTCGCCTTCCGCTGGGCGCCGGAGCTGGAGAAGGACCTGGGCGTCAGCTTCTTCGGCAAGGACGCGCGCGAGCTGGTCGCCACCGCCTGCAGGACTTTGGGAGTCTGAACATCAATGGAGCAGCCGCTGAGCAGACTCGTGGAAGCGAAGGCGAGCCGTCTGGCCACCGCCTCCATCGCCCCGCTGTACCGCGACCCCTTCTGGGAGGCGCGCTACGGCCTGGAGCGCTCGCGCCGCTTCGGTGACGAAGACGCCGTCTTCCACGTGCGCTACCTCGTCCAGGCCCTCGACGAGCACCGCCCCTCCGTCCTGGAGGGCTATGCCCGCTGGCTGCGCACCCTCCTCGTGTCGCGCGGCATGTGCTCGCGCCACGTCGACAGCCACTTCGCCGGGCTGCAGCAGGCCCTGGAGGCCGAGGGCTGGGGCCCCGGCACCGAGCCCCACGACTACATGCGCGCCGCGCGCGAGGCCCTGCGCTACACCGAAGGCCCCGCCCGCGCGCTGGAGCAGGACGCCCCCGAGCTGGCCCACGCCGCCGCCGGCCGGCTGACGCTCTACATCCTTCCCGAGGACCGCCCCCGCCTCGAAGAAGAGCTGCAGCTTCACCTGTCCTACCTCGCGGACGCGCTGGCGGCGGGGCGCGCGGAGGTGATGGGAGACCATGTCCGCTGGTACGTCGGCTTCTGGCCGCGGCGCGGCTTCGGTCTCCTGGCATTTCCCAGCGTGCTCGGCATGTTGAAGTCCGTGCTGGGCTCGCGGCACCCGGAAGCCCGGACGCTCCTCGCCACGGCGGGGGTGTCCTGGGAGGAGACCCGTTCATGAGGCACCTCACATCGCCGGATGTCAGCCTCTTCGACGACCTGAGCCGGGAGGTCGCCCTCGTCTGCGACGCGCAAGGCACCCTCGTCTGGCTGGACGCGCGCGCCCGCGGCATCCTCTCCGCGCAGCCGGGCCAGACGCTGCGCAGCCTCGCGGCCAAGGGCACCGAGGAGAAGGTGGACAAGCTCCTCGTCCAGGCCCGCGACGAGACAGTCGAAGGCTGGGAGCTCATCCTCTGCCACGAGGACAAGCCCACCACCTTCGCCTTCCGCGCCCGCCCCGACGGCGACGGCGGCGTCCTCATGGTGGGCAGCCTCGTCCCCGAGGACTACGGCAGCGCGCTGGACCAGGTGAGCAACGCCCTCAGCGAGGTGTCCACCCTCCACCGTGAGACGGAGCGCCAGCAGCGTGAGCTCAAGCGCCGCGCGGACGAGCTGACCCGCCTCAACCGCGAATTGGAGGAGTCCAACCGCGGCGTGCGCAGCCTCCACGCCGCCCTGGACGAGAAGGCGGAGAGCCTGCAGGTCGCCGCCGAAATCAAGAGCCGGGTGGTGGCCAACGTCAGCCACGAGTTCCGCACCCCGCTGCACTCCATCCTCGGCCTCTCCAAGGTGCTGCTCAATCCCATCAACGGGCCCCTCAGCGGCGAGCAGGAGAAGCAGGTCCAGTTCATCCGCAACTCGGCGGAGGCCCTCTTCGAGTTGGTGAATGACCTGCTGGACCTCTCCAAGATGGAGGCCGGCAAGGCGGCGCTGCGCCACAGCCGCTTCGTGGTGAGGGACTTGCTCAGCGCGCTGCGCGGCATGATGAAGCCGCTGCTCCCGCCAGACTCGCCGGTGGAGCTGCGCCTGGCGGAGCCGGAGGAGTCGCTGGAGCTGGAGACGGACGAGTCGCGCCTCAGTCAGGTGCTGCGCAACCTCGTCTCCAACGCGCTCAAGTTCACCGAGGCCGGCCACGTGACGCTGTCGGTGGCACACGGGCCCCGCGACACCGTCGTCTTCACCGTGCAGGACACGGGCATCGGCATCGCCCCGGAGAACCACGAGCGCGTCTTCGAGGAGTTCTCCCAGGTGGACAGCCACCTGCAGCGCAAGGTGAAGGGCACCGGCCTGGGCCTGCCGCTGGCGCGCAAGCTGACCGAGCTGCTGGGCGGCAACCTCACCCTGAAGAGCGCGCTGGGCCAGGGCTCCACCTTCACCGTCACCATCCCCCGCGTCCACACCGAAGTCGCCGAGATGGCGGGGCTCACCGAGCGCAGCGAGCACCTGGACCCCAGCCGCTCCCCGGTGCTGGTGCTGGAGGACGACCGGCAGACGCTCTTCCTCTACGAGAAGTACCTCGCGCGCTCCGGCTTCCAGGTGCTGCCGGTGCGCAGCACGGAAGAAGCCCGGCGCGTCATGGAGCGCGTGCGCCCCGCGGCGATTGTGTTGGACGTCATGCTGGAGGGAGAGACGAGCTGGAGCTTCCTCGCGGACATGAAGAACAGCGAGTCCACGCGTGACATCCCCGTGCTCGTCGTCACCGTGACGGACCGCGAGCAGAAGGCGCGCGCGCTGGGCGCGGACGAGTTCTGGCTCAAGCCGGTGGACGAGCTGCGCCTGCAGAAGAAGCTGCAGACCATGGCCCGCAGCGGCCCGGTGGAGCGGCTGCTCCTCATCGACGACGACGACGTCCACCGCTACCTGCTCAAGCAGCTCCTCAAGGACTTGCCCTATGTGCTCCTGGAGGCGTCCGGCGGCAAGGAGGGCGTGAAGCTGGCGCGCGAGCAGGCGCCGCACCTCATCTTCCTGGACTTCATCCTCCCGGACATCACCGCCTTCGACGTGCTGGACGAGCTGAAGGCGGACCCGAGCACGCGAGACATCCCGGTCATCCTCCACACCTCGCACGAGCTGCAAGACGACGAGCGCTCGCGCCTGTCCCGGGAGACGGCCGCCATCCTCGCCAAGCACACGCTGAGCCGCGAAGTGGCGATTACACGCATCCGCGACGCGCTGGCCAAGGCCGGGCTCGGTGCTCGCGCACTGCAGGAGGGGAGCCGCCGTGGTTGAGCCCAAGCTGGCCACTGTCCTCAACGTCAACGACGACGACGCCAACCGGTACCTCGTCAACCGCATCCTGGAGATGGCGGGCTTCCGGGTGCTGGAGGCCGCCACCGGCATGGGCGCCCTGCTCATGGCGGAGCAGCACCGGCCGGACGTCATCGTCCTGGACGTGAAGCTGCCGGACATCAGCGGCTATGAAGTCTGCGAGCGGCTGCGCGCCAACCCCGGCACCGCGGCCATGGCGGTGCTGCACACCTCCGCCACCTTCGTCACCTCCGACAAGAAGGTGCGCGGCCTGGACGGCGGCGCGGACGCGTACCTCACCCAGCCCTTCGAGGCCGCGGAGCTCATCGCCACGGTGAAGTCGCTGTTGCGCCTGCGCCACGCGGAGCAGGCGGCCCGCTTGCGCGCGGACGAGCTGGTGGAGATGGACCGGCGCAAGGACGAGTTCCTCGCCATGCTCGCGCACGAGCTGCGCAACCCGCTGGCCGCCATCATGACGGCCATTGGCATCCTGGAGCGCAAGCCCACGGACGATGCGAAGGAGGCGCGCATGCGCGGCATCATCCAGCGGCAGACGCACCACCTGGCGCGCCTGGTGGATGACCTGCTCGACGTGAGCCGGATTACGCGCGACAGGGTGGAGCTGCGCACGGAGCGGCTGGATTTGCTCGCCGTCCTCCAGCAGGTGCTCCAGGTGACGCGCCCCATGGCGGAGTCGCGCGGGCTGGGCGTGGAGGTGTCGCTGCCTCCCGGCCCGCTGTGGGTGGACGCGGACGGCACGCGGCTGGAGCAGGTCTTCACCAACCTGATGGACAACGCCGCCAAGTACACGGACGGCGGCTACATCAGCCTGCGCGTGGAGCGCGAGGGCGTGGACGGCTCGGCGCGGGCGGTGGTGCGGGTGAAGGACACCGGCATCGGCATCCCCGCGGACGTGCTGCCCTACATCTTCGACCTGTTCGCCCAGGCGGACACGTCGCTGG comes from Pyxidicoccus parkwaysis and encodes:
- the dnaN gene encoding DNA polymerase III subunit beta, which translates into the protein MEFRIAADELKKALHRAQGIVERKTTMPILANVLVNATKGGITVTAFDLDIGIVSEHPAEVIKTGAVTLSAKYVFDIVQNLPDAQVTLKKLANNYVDISSGSAHFKIVGMAAEEYPKLPKEESAPMVQVGGNTLLEMIKKTQFAISSDETRYILNGVFFEPQSTGKVRMVATDGHRLSLIEREVPGDFKLKGGVIIPRKGLMELKRLLDEAPDAECHLGFAENSALFKKPGLSMVMRLIDGQFPEYQRVIPKEGEKVVLVPKTRFLEGLKRIALLSADKSNAVRIGLEDNKLVITASNPDLGEAKDVLELAYQGNDITIGFNARYLMDVLTVTETDEVSFELGDEHSPGVLHAPGDRSFTAVVMPMRV
- a CDS encoding sensor histidine kinase, giving the protein MVTDVPHPAARPAPVILVVDDHEASRYLLCVTLKHAGFVTVEAHTGEEALRRAHELPDAILLDVRLPDLLGFEVCRQLKADGATAAIPIIQLSSSFTSTTDRVEGLQGGADGYLVAPVDPEELLATLQRLLNARASARRQSNLLDAERATRTELEQANALLREQAIILGNVRDSVVVTDLRGRITHWNHGAEHLFGYTAEEMLGGSTARLYPELDAAATEKDLVSILDGKDYRGEWKGRRKDGTLVWVDIHTTLLRSEGGEALGFIGVAKDVTERKRVEDELRRRADFEQQLIGIVSHDLRNPLAVMLLSAETLLRRTDFDERTKKHLSRILSNGERASRMIRDLLDFTQARLGGGISLERTALDLHPVVRGVVEDQRVAHAEREVRLELSGDGRGHWDGDRLAQVLTNLLTNALTYGPAGTPVTVKTWSTDTEWSVSVHNDGEPIPSDVQDTLFEPMRRGPGTGDTSSRSIGLGLYIVRHLVDAHGGTVSLDSAAGRGTTFTVRLPR
- a CDS encoding cobalamin B12-binding domain-containing protein — translated: MLPHTEPSTTSLREKYLAAQLAGNRREALRLLVDEGLLLGIPLQVLHLEVIQLAQYEIGRLWQENIISVAQEHLATSISQLALAHLYRHLPRDPENGKVVMVSCVQDELHEVGARMASDFLEMAGFDVRFLGANVPPEHLARMLREVRPDLLALSVTMTYHLPQLREAVKHAREALPRVPIAVGGLAFRWAPELEKDLGVSFFGKDARELVATACRTLGV
- a CDS encoding type II TA system antitoxin MqsA family protein, with translation MKCMQCGGSMTARQETRRNYAGLEGVIVEGVQVRHCPACGEEEISYSNVEQLHATLALQLARKEAGLTPTEIRFLRTYLGLSGSDLARRMGVTKETVSRWERIDKPLAMGPMAERLLRLMAVREQPVTEYPLERLEHVATTEATPLRVRLKPKKQGWTVELPAR
- a CDS encoding hybrid sensor histidine kinase/response regulator, encoding MRHLTSPDVSLFDDLSREVALVCDAQGTLVWLDARARGILSAQPGQTLRSLAAKGTEEKVDKLLVQARDETVEGWELILCHEDKPTTFAFRARPDGDGGVLMVGSLVPEDYGSALDQVSNALSEVSTLHRETERQQRELKRRADELTRLNRELEESNRGVRSLHAALDEKAESLQVAAEIKSRVVANVSHEFRTPLHSILGLSKVLLNPINGPLSGEQEKQVQFIRNSAEALFELVNDLLDLSKMEAGKAALRHSRFVVRDLLSALRGMMKPLLPPDSPVELRLAEPEESLELETDESRLSQVLRNLVSNALKFTEAGHVTLSVAHGPRDTVVFTVQDTGIGIAPENHERVFEEFSQVDSHLQRKVKGTGLGLPLARKLTELLGGNLTLKSALGQGSTFTVTIPRVHTEVAEMAGLTERSEHLDPSRSPVLVLEDDRQTLFLYEKYLARSGFQVLPVRSTEEARRVMERVRPAAIVLDVMLEGETSWSFLADMKNSESTRDIPVLVVTVTDREQKARALGADEFWLKPVDELRLQKKLQTMARSGPVERLLLIDDDDVHRYLLKQLLKDLPYVLLEASGGKEGVKLAREQAPHLIFLDFILPDITAFDVLDELKADPSTRDIPVILHTSHELQDDERSRLSRETAAILAKHTLSREVAITRIRDALAKAGLGARALQEGSRRG
- a CDS encoding ActD-like protein; the protein is MNSPTRTPDWLLERIALGELPPEELAAARARLAEEPDGLQRLAALEADSRATLERLPPARVVREVAARASRKDAPSPSRRLAPAWGLLVPALATVALFIIARPDSVEDEDTRPVRTVSGDSVEPTRIKGLPPQLLVSRQAAAGPERLTDGAPAAAGDVVQMQYVAAGRRHGVVLSVDGRGSVTLHAPEAGSPTSAELSPSGTHMLPGAYELDDAPRFERFFLVVSDEPFALEPVLAAAKTLAEGPEARTAPLLLPEGLTQVSLTLEKQR
- a CDS encoding DUF4258 domain-containing protein, yielding MASTVDTEKPLVPNAARKRISAILKGGRVGYSRHAREEMEKDDLTEVDVTNVLRGGRIIEPAELGPVDWTYRVHTSLQCVVVAFRSETELVIVTAWRKKR
- a CDS encoding DUF6748 domain-containing protein, yielding MNVRPLLLAALALGFAAGCTTPSSSPSNTPSSEPGTPSADTAARPAETAPPKGNEPGTEAQPPPPSAGSEVKAGESAVYIVKDSGVRCIAPPCPSYNATRADKPGSEPIPVHEVDLSALSGGSDERAEALTQQMQMGNGLKVEATLETRPNAGPGGAATVLKASRVAK
- a CDS encoding RNA polymerase sigma factor, with product MSIDVEAYYRRYGPQVLRRCRFLLRDEEKAVDAMHDVFVQLLRYQGALKDSAPSSLLHRIATTVCLNKLRGAKRRPEDREDELVLQIASAEDNESRAAARGVLDRLFGRVPASSRDIAVLHLVDGMTLEETAREVGLSVSGVRKRLRALNAVLQELELEAA
- a CDS encoding response regulator; translated protein: MVEPKLATVLNVNDDDANRYLVNRILEMAGFRVLEAATGMGALLMAEQHRPDVIVLDVKLPDISGYEVCERLRANPGTAAMAVLHTSATFVTSDKKVRGLDGGADAYLTQPFEAAELIATVKSLLRLRHAEQAARLRADELVEMDRRKDEFLAMLAHELRNPLAAIMTAIGILERKPTDDAKEARMRGIIQRQTHHLARLVDDLLDVSRITRDRVELRTERLDLLAVLQQVLQVTRPMAESRGLGVEVSLPPGPLWVDADGTRLEQVFTNLMDNAAKYTDGGYISLRVEREGVDGSARAVVRVKDTGIGIPADVLPYIFDLFAQADTSLERSRGGLGIGLTLVRKLVQMHGGEVNAHSEGPGRGSEFVVTLPLMHAVAGSAGRGRSTDTRRGRRILLVEDNSDARQAMRDLLELWGHQVAVAPDGLQGVALALTQSPELALVDIGLPGMDGYRVAEELRSRVGQSIRLVAITGYGGPEGQDRALRAGFDRHLVKPVKPDELDRLLSTL
- a CDS encoding peptidase, yielding MKSLALLASWLWAGAAVAGQFPGASGLMPEAAAESRLEQAAGEPPAATPARGLRKGKVHVELWASDIQYANLAVKFGGGPFYVTLLSGFEPGRDSRFSFGLGVGGHLTLGHRFWLDGDVTGGGVQPVQKPLEGDGGNVLAQVRLMLGFQVLPRLALFAGPTYNAWFVWGQPDFDSITRMSVSQSEPKPDQRLQHWPGLQVGLHI